A region of Micropterus dolomieu isolate WLL.071019.BEF.003 ecotype Adirondacks linkage group LG01, ASM2129224v1, whole genome shotgun sequence DNA encodes the following proteins:
- the LOC123972199 gene encoding zinc finger protein OZF-like: METKADREDCGGPEPARNSDPERHLQPDTHDKASHSSEPQTEESCDWEETRGPQSGSNPLQNNSECNTCEKSFHCSECGKLFSQNSNVKRHMRIHTGEKPFSCSVCRKRFNQRVHLAEHKAIHMREKRYSCRVCGKKFSWLYQLKHHQCVGRQSSKLHQSQTDQMKTKADGEDSGGPEPAEVPVSDRVCNNGKTSSSSSECATSFGHKGRLQKHNGLQIGEEAFCCSVCGKRYFGKKSLRSHMRLHSERKCFICSVCKVSFGCRSHLSTHERIHTQEKPFSCSVCGKTFSQKPHLKQHLTVHTGEKPFSCSVCGKTFSQKPHLKHHLTVHTGEKPFSCSVCGSRFAQNSTLTSHIRVHTGEKPFSCSVCKTRFRDKSNLSRHMRIHTGEKPFSCSICDKTFTQPAHLKNHKCAGESSRSK, encoded by the coding sequence ATGGAAACAAAAGCTGATagagaggactgtggaggaccagaaccagccaggaactCAGATCCAGAGAGACATTTACAACCTGATACTCATGACAAGGCTTCACACTCCTCTGAACCTCAGACTGAAGAGAGTTGTGATTGGGAGGAGACCAGGGGACCTCAGTCAGGTTCAAACCCTCTGCAAAATAACAGTGAATGTAACACTTGTGAGAAATCATTTCACTGCTCGGAGTGTGGTAAACTATTCAGCCAAAACTCAAATGTGAAGAGACACATgagaattcacactggagagaaaccatttagttgtTCAGTTTGCAGAAAAAGATTTAATCAGAGGGTACATCTGGCAGAACACAAGGCAATCCACATGAGGGAGAAACGATACAGCTGCCGTGTTTGTGGCAAAAAATTCTCTTGGCTTTATCAGCTCAAACACCATCAGTGTGTTGGTCGTCAGTCCTCAAAGCTTCATCAAAGCCAAACTGACcagatgaaaacaaaagctgatggagaggacagtggaggaccagaaccagctGAAGTACCTGTAAGTGATCGGGTATGTAATAATGGAAAAACATCAAGTAGCTCCTCTGAATGTGCTACAAGCTTTGGACACAAGGGACgtctgcagaaacacaatggACTCCAAATAGGAGAGGAAGCATTTTgttgctcagtttgtggtaaaagatacTTCGGGAAGAAGTCCTTAAGGAGTCATATGAGGCTTCATTCAGAACGAAAATGTTTCATCTGCTCAGTTTGTAAAGTAAGTTTTGGCTGCAGAAGCCATTTGTCCACACACGAGAGAATCCACACACAGGAGAAGCCATTtagttgttctgtctgtggtaaaacattttcacaaaaaccACATCTGAAACAACACTTGActgtccacacaggggagaaaccgttcagttgttctgtctgtggtaaaacattttcacaaaagcCACATCTGAAACATCACTTGACtgtccacacaggtgagaaacccttcagttgttctgtctgtggtagTAGATTTGCACAAAACTCAACTTTGACCTCACACATAAGAGTTCATACAGGAGAAAAAcctttcagctgctcagtttgtaaaacaAGATTCCGTGACAAAAGCAATTTGTCCAGAcacatgagaatccacacaggagagaaaccgtTTAGTTGCAGCATTTGTGATAAAACTTTCACTCAACCCGCTCATCTCAAAAACCACAAGTGTGCTGGAGAGAGCAGCAGAAGTAAATGA